A window from Mogibacterium neglectum encodes these proteins:
- the era gene encoding GTPase Era, with amino-acid sequence MKSGFIGIIGRPNAGKSTLLNNVLGEKIAITSDKPQTTRNRITGIYTDLEHDGGEGIQMVFLDTPGIHKPKNKLGAAINETAINTMGGVDVVLLIVDGTKKFGKGDQYILDMLAQSDIKKVLAINKMDSIGPEEYLELYNEYDKCGLFDEIFGISALQDTNVDKLMKCLSSYMTKGPMYYPEDMATDHPERFIVSEIIREKLLQYLDQEVPHGIFVEIESYEEKPHITKIGAVICCERTSHKSIIIGKGGRKLKGIGKSAREEIELLLGTKVFLSLWVKVKERWRDSDRVIRNLGYREE; translated from the coding sequence ATGAAATCAGGTTTTATTGGAATAATTGGAAGGCCTAACGCGGGTAAATCCACGCTTCTTAACAATGTATTGGGTGAGAAGATAGCTATCACATCGGATAAACCGCAGACGACGAGAAATCGTATTACCGGCATCTACACGGACTTAGAACACGACGGCGGTGAGGGGATTCAGATGGTATTTCTGGATACACCGGGAATTCATAAGCCTAAAAATAAACTAGGGGCAGCGATAAACGAGACCGCTATTAACACCATGGGTGGAGTAGATGTGGTTTTGCTTATTGTAGATGGTACTAAGAAGTTTGGAAAAGGTGACCAGTATATTTTAGATATGCTCGCTCAATCGGATATCAAGAAAGTGCTCGCAATCAATAAGATGGATTCAATTGGGCCTGAGGAATATCTCGAGCTTTATAATGAATACGATAAATGTGGACTGTTTGATGAGATTTTCGGAATTTCGGCACTTCAAGACACTAATGTAGATAAACTGATGAAGTGCCTATCGAGTTATATGACTAAAGGACCGATGTACTATCCAGAGGATATGGCGACTGATCATCCGGAACGATTTATAGTAAGTGAGATAATTAGAGAGAAGCTGTTGCAATATTTGGATCAAGAGGTTCCCCACGGTATCTTCGTTGAAATTGAGTCATATGAAGAAAAGCCGCACATCACCAAGATTGGTGCAGTAATTTGCTGCGAGCGCACATCACATAAGAGCATTATTATAGGAAAAGGGGGACGCAAACTCAAAGGGATTGGAAAGAGTGCAAGGGAAGAGATAGAATTGCTTCTTGGGACTAAGGTATTTCTGTCGCTTTGGGTTAAAGTGAAGGAGCGCTGGCGTGATTCTGACAGGGTCATTAGGAATCTCGGATATAGGGAAGAGTAA